One Maledivibacter sp. genomic window carries:
- the ispF gene encoding 2-C-methyl-D-erythritol 2,4-cyclodiphosphate synthase, protein MRVGIGYDVHKLVEGRKLIIGGVDIPYDKGLLGHSDADVLLHAIKDAILGAVALGDIGKHFPDTDERYKGASSIELLIEVNNKLMDKGYRVNNIDSVVIAQKPKMASYIEQMRLNIAKALDIDLDRINVKATTTEQLGFTGRGEGIAAQSVVSVDKIK, encoded by the coding sequence ATGCGTGTTGGAATAGGATATGATGTACATAAACTGGTAGAAGGAAGGAAGCTTATCATAGGTGGAGTAGATATTCCCTATGATAAGGGTTTGCTTGGTCATTCCGATGCCGATGTCTTATTACATGCTATCAAGGATGCGATTTTGGGAGCAGTAGCATTAGGCGATATTGGTAAACATTTCCCGGATACTGACGAAAGATATAAAGGGGCTTCGAGTATTGAACTTCTTATTGAAGTAAATAATAAGCTAATGGATAAGGGATATAGGGTAAATAACATCGATTCAGTTGTTATAGCCCAAAAGCCTAAAATGGCATCCTATATTGAACAAATGAGATTAAACATTGCAAAGGCACTAGATATTGATTTAGACCGCATTAATGTAAAGGCAACAACCACTGAACAATTGGGATTCACAGGTAGAGGAGAGGGAATTGCCGCTCAGTCAGTAGTAAGTGTTGACAAAATAAAGTGA
- a CDS encoding helix-turn-helix domain-containing protein: MKYDLNIMGKRIREERVKRNLTIEQLSELIDVSPSFLGLVERGSRGLSIEKLASVAEAFDISIDSLLKVDSSSAITKYDTVKSLLYNLNDSEFHFIENMIKESKKLFRTIEKEK, encoded by the coding sequence TTGAAATATGACCTTAATATCATGGGAAAACGAATTAGAGAAGAACGAGTGAAAAGAAATCTCACCATTGAACAACTTTCAGAATTGATTGATGTTTCCCCTTCCTTTTTAGGACTTGTTGAAAGGGGTTCTAGAGGATTAAGCATAGAAAAGCTTGCCTCTGTTGCCGAAGCATTTGACATATCAATTGATTCTTTATTAAAAGTAGATAGCTCAAGTGCTATTACAAAATATGATACGGTTAAATCCTTATTGTATAATCTAAATGATAGCGAATTTCATTTCATTGAGAATATGATTAAAGAGTCAAAAAAGTTGTTTAGAACTATTGAAAAAGAAAAATGA
- a CDS encoding type I CRISPR-associated protein Cas7, which translates to MKFRNRVYGVIGIKGIMSNWNADFSGRPKTTSKNKIFGSDKAFKYPIKYQWINEGDKVLYIKSYKEEKDKIQPRTLKERYEYIFNTKLDKKSKPTEVLANLFSAIDVMNFGATFAEENKNISITGAVQIGQGMNIYDDTRVEIQDILSPFRNPKTKPKSKKDSEDVERSQTSIGTKIFADETHYCYPLVVNPFAYDEYAHMIQDFEGYSKEAYEKLKDGTLRAATAFATNSKLGCENEYAIFVTLKEESRIILPNLANFISFEKSDDKDILDLGRLSDVLNKKVLEEVKEIEIYINSFNLQLNNFELEKAKVMNIFTREVI; encoded by the coding sequence ATGAAGTTTAGAAACAGAGTCTATGGTGTTATAGGGATAAAAGGAATAATGTCAAACTGGAATGCTGATTTTTCTGGAAGACCTAAGACAACATCTAAAAATAAGATATTTGGGAGCGATAAGGCCTTCAAATATCCTATAAAATATCAATGGATTAACGAGGGGGATAAGGTCTTATATATTAAATCATATAAGGAAGAGAAAGATAAAATTCAGCCTAGGACATTAAAGGAAAGATATGAATATATATTTAATACAAAATTGGATAAAAAATCAAAACCAACAGAGGTTTTAGCTAATCTTTTTAGCGCTATAGATGTGATGAACTTTGGGGCTACTTTTGCAGAGGAAAATAAAAATATTTCTATAACTGGAGCAGTTCAAATAGGACAAGGTATGAATATATATGATGATACTAGAGTAGAGATTCAAGATATACTATCACCTTTTAGGAATCCAAAAACGAAGCCCAAATCCAAAAAAGATAGCGAAGATGTAGAGCGTTCTCAGACTTCCATAGGCACAAAAATTTTTGCGGATGAGACGCATTATTGTTATCCATTAGTAGTAAATCCATTTGCCTATGATGAATATGCTCATATGATACAAGACTTTGAAGGCTATAGCAAGGAAGCATATGAAAAATTAAAAGATGGTACTTTGAGAGCTGCTACAGCATTTGCTACAAATAGTAAATTGGGATGTGAAAATGAATATGCTATATTTGTCACTCTGAAAGAGGAGTCAAGAATTATACTTCCAAATTTGGCGAACTTTATTTCATTTGAAAAAAGTGATGACAAAGACATATTAGATTTAGGTAGACTAAGTGATGTACTTAACAAAAAAGTATTAGAAGAAGTAAAAGAGATTGAAATCTATATAAACTCCTTTAATTTACAACTAAACAATTTTGAATTAGAAAAAGCAAAGGTTATGAATATATTTACGAGAGAAGTGATATAA
- a CDS encoding spore coat protein CotJB, protein MEEMTRKDLMRRIQEVEFAALDLNLYLDTHPENMEALMQYNRYAYELEQLKKMYEMKYGPLLNFGFSPSQYPWRWINDPWPWERVD, encoded by the coding sequence ATGGAGGAAATGACTAGGAAGGATTTGATGAGAAGGATTCAAGAGGTTGAGTTTGCTGCCCTTGATCTAAATCTATATTTAGACACTCATCCTGAAAACATGGAAGCCTTGATGCAGTATAATAGATATGCATATGAACTCGAACAGCTCAAAAAGATGTATGAAATGAAGTACGGGCCATTATTAAATTTCGGATTTTCTCCAAGTCAGTATCCTTGGAGATGGATAAATGATCCTTGGCCATGGGAACGAGTAGACTAG
- the cas3 gene encoding CRISPR-associated helicase Cas3' translates to MVVELKDVLKNDKIYLAHTSDKRKSETLLQHLELTIGYYNKLKHSKGLDAVIERSLNSIRINKNEVSNGGLSEEAKEILLELFEGAIYYHDIGKINPAFQKLKMKNTNFRRVRVSDDLTHSLLSSLLYIDIFYDSTEDKCLDKIERQTLQVLLLSFSYSISRHHGYLKDLSEYISKLRGLSNAVRNEEIEIFDYNHFDRLLSRRILFEEGVFLEFDKTVKKYMALPEPFYILNKLLYGLIVTCDFYATSDYMNRKIEDFGDIYNVEEYSKKFDDDKIIKNIRKYEKYVNESLNKSPFDESSINELRSDMFLEAEKTLVENIDKQIFYLEAPTGSGKTINSLNLGLNLIKYDKSLKKIFYVFPFNTLCDQTFDVIQSFFGKQKVSIINSLTPIKFQDENDIDYDKSYLDRLFLHYPMILTSHVNFFDYLFGNGREKQLPLVHLINSVVILDEIQSYRIEIWKELANMIVSFSNIFNIKFIIMSATLPRISLLSKNNLNEINLFKDSSKYFNATLFKNRVKFDFSLLQYGKISLSDLADFLVKYWENKRGRILIEFIKKATAREFYNILKAKVDNKLLYELSGDDSSLYRKYLIDKLKKKEEQKKGYLLRDVILVATQVIEAGVDIDMDVGFKDISIIEAEEQFAGRINRSCTKEGCKLFFFQHDDEKGVYKSDFRTEYSILQEKYKEVFKNKSFEDYYLDLMKEIERKKTEYNENSYEIFSNNVKGLMYFQIAKDMKMIKEKTYSVYLAHNLKHPQKDEFIDGHQVWKAFKEILFDGDMPYSKKQIELSVIKEKMNYFIYQVSSPMPFSDDESIEDITYVEEAKRFFENGKFNREAFNKEMFPSKGVDIFI, encoded by the coding sequence ATGGTGGTTGAACTAAAAGATGTATTGAAAAATGATAAGATTTATTTAGCCCATACAAGTGACAAAAGAAAAAGTGAGACTCTATTACAACATTTAGAGCTTACCATTGGATATTACAATAAGCTTAAGCATTCTAAAGGACTAGATGCAGTAATTGAGAGAAGTCTTAATAGTATTAGAATTAATAAAAACGAAGTATCAAATGGTGGACTTTCTGAAGAAGCTAAAGAAATATTATTGGAACTATTTGAAGGTGCTATATACTATCACGATATAGGTAAGATAAATCCTGCTTTTCAGAAACTGAAAATGAAAAATACAAATTTTCGTAGAGTTAGGGTTTCAGATGATTTAACCCACAGCCTACTGTCATCCTTGTTATATATAGACATTTTTTATGATTCAACAGAAGATAAATGCTTGGATAAAATTGAAAGACAAACTTTACAAGTCCTATTATTATCATTTTCATATTCGATATCAAGACATCATGGATATCTAAAGGATTTATCAGAATATATATCGAAGCTTAGAGGGCTTTCAAACGCTGTAAGGAATGAAGAAATTGAGATATTTGACTATAATCACTTTGATAGACTTTTGTCTAGAAGAATTTTATTTGAAGAAGGTGTTTTTCTAGAGTTCGATAAGACCGTAAAGAAATACATGGCTTTACCAGAACCATTTTACATATTGAATAAACTATTATATGGATTAATTGTCACATGTGATTTTTATGCAACAAGTGATTATATGAATAGAAAAATTGAAGATTTTGGGGACATATATAATGTTGAAGAGTATAGTAAGAAATTTGATGACGATAAAATTATTAAGAATATTAGAAAATATGAAAAGTATGTTAATGAATCATTGAATAAATCACCCTTTGATGAAAGTTCTATAAATGAACTTAGAAGCGATATGTTTTTAGAAGCAGAAAAAACCTTAGTAGAAAATATTGATAAGCAAATATTTTACTTAGAAGCTCCTACAGGAAGTGGTAAAACAATAAATTCACTGAATTTGGGTCTCAATCTTATAAAATATGACAAAAGTCTAAAGAAAATCTTTTATGTGTTTCCATTTAATACTTTGTGTGATCAAACCTTTGATGTTATACAATCTTTTTTTGGCAAACAAAAAGTATCAATAATAAACTCCTTAACTCCAATAAAGTTTCAAGATGAAAATGATATTGATTATGACAAATCATATTTAGATAGATTATTTTTACACTATCCAATGATTTTAACTAGTCATGTGAACTTTTTTGATTATTTATTTGGAAATGGTCGTGAAAAACAATTACCCTTAGTACATTTGATAAATAGTGTAGTGATACTAGATGAGATTCAAAGCTATAGGATTGAGATATGGAAAGAACTTGCCAATATGATAGTAAGCTTTTCTAATATCTTTAATATAAAATTTATAATAATGTCTGCAACCCTACCAAGAATAAGTTTGCTTTCCAAAAATAATCTAAATGAAATCAATTTATTTAAGGATTCTAGTAAATATTTTAATGCAACCCTATTCAAAAACAGAGTGAAATTTGATTTTTCTCTACTACAATATGGAAAAATTTCCTTAAGTGATTTGGCAGATTTTCTAGTCAAGTATTGGGAAAATAAAAGGGGAAGAATCTTAATAGAATTTATAAAAAAAGCTACTGCCAGAGAGTTTTATAATATATTAAAAGCAAAAGTTGATAATAAATTATTATATGAATTATCCGGTGATGATAGTAGTCTTTATAGAAAATATTTGATTGATAAGTTAAAGAAAAAAGAAGAACAAAAAAAAGGTTATTTATTAAGGGATGTTATATTAGTTGCTACTCAGGTAATTGAAGCAGGGGTGGATATAGATATGGATGTAGGATTTAAAGATATATCTATTATTGAAGCAGAAGAGCAGTTTGCGGGCCGAATAAATAGATCTTGCACTAAAGAAGGTTGCAAACTATTTTTCTTTCAACACGATGATGAAAAGGGAGTATACAAAAGTGATTTTAGAACAGAGTACTCTATCCTACAAGAAAAATATAAGGAAGTATTTAAAAATAAAAGTTTTGAAGATTATTATTTAGATTTAATGAAAGAAATAGAAAGAAAAAAGACTGAGTATAATGAGAATTCATATGAGATTTTTAGTAATAATGTTAAAGGGCTAATGTATTTTCAGATAGCTAAGGATATGAAAATGATTAAAGAAAAAACATACTCGGTATATCTGGCGCATAATCTAAAACACCCTCAAAAGGATGAATTCATAGATGGACATCAAGTCTGGAAAGCTTTTAAAGAAATTCTATTTGATGGTGATATGCCATATTCTAAGAAGCAGATTGAACTATCTGTAATAAAAGAAAAAATGAACTATTTTATATATCAAGTATCTAGTCCAATGCCATTTAGCGATGATGAAAGTATTGAAGATATAACTTATGTTGAGGAAGCAAAAAGGTTTTTTGAAAATGGAAAATTCAATAGAGAGGCTTTTAATAAGGAGATGTTTCCTAGCAAGGGGGTCGATATTTTCATATGA
- the cas1b gene encoding type I-B CRISPR-associated endonuclease Cas1b, translating into MAEAVRYIMSQGELKRKDNSLCFRKESKNHYIPIEGIKEIYCLNEVSLNTKLLNFLASNGIVIHFFNYHGSYSGTFFPREKYISGKITVKQAEKYMTNREYIAKEIIKGIIVNVTETLYNYYKNGNKEIKDNIDYIRYSIPNMLDKASNIKEILSVEGAVWSCFYNSIRDILNENFEFNKRVKRPPDNPMNAMISFGNMILYTKVITQIYHTHLNQSISYLHEPSDGRFSLALDLAEVFKPIIVFRTILKLANKKMIKPDKHFDRKLNYCILNEQGKKIFISELNLKFEETFKHQKLKRKVSYNTAIKLDAFKLVKHVLEDKEFKPFSVKEMI; encoded by the coding sequence ATGGCAGAAGCTGTAAGATATATAATGTCCCAAGGGGAGTTGAAACGCAAAGATAATTCCCTATGTTTTAGGAAAGAATCAAAAAACCATTATATACCAATTGAGGGTATAAAGGAAATATATTGCCTTAATGAGGTATCATTAAATACTAAATTGTTAAACTTTTTAGCTTCAAATGGAATAGTCATTCATTTCTTCAATTACCATGGAAGCTATTCTGGAACTTTTTTTCCTCGAGAAAAATATATAAGTGGAAAAATTACTGTCAAACAAGCTGAAAAATATATGACTAATAGAGAATATATAGCTAAAGAAATTATTAAAGGCATAATTGTGAATGTAACAGAAACATTATACAATTACTACAAAAATGGTAATAAGGAGATTAAAGATAATATAGATTATATTAGATACTCTATTCCAAATATGTTAGATAAAGCCTCAAATATAAAAGAAATATTATCCGTTGAAGGAGCAGTTTGGAGTTGCTTTTACAACTCAATCAGAGATATCTTGAATGAGAATTTTGAGTTTAATAAAAGAGTCAAGAGACCACCAGATAACCCTATGAATGCTATGATTTCATTTGGGAATATGATTCTATATACCAAGGTAATTACTCAAATATATCATACACATCTTAATCAAAGTATCAGCTATTTACATGAACCTTCTGATGGTAGATTTTCATTAGCACTTGATTTAGCAGAAGTGTTTAAACCAATAATTGTTTTTAGGACTATTCTTAAGTTGGCTAATAAAAAGATGATAAAACCTGATAAACACTTTGATAGAAAACTCAATTACTGTATCTTAAATGAGCAAGGGAAGAAAATTTTTATTAGCGAGTTGAATTTGAAATTTGAAGAGACGTTTAAACATCAAAAATTGAAAAGAAAAGTATCATATAATACAGCAATAAAACTAGATGCGTTCAAATTAGTTAAGCATGTACTGGAGGATAAAGAGTTTAAACCATTTAGTGTAAAGGAGATGATATAA
- the cas2 gene encoding CRISPR-associated endonuclease Cas2, translating to MARKYNHNYVFLFYDIEEKRCQKVFKVCKKYLIHYQKSVFKGEITPSKLLSLKTELNRIIDKKKDYVSIIKFINQSYFQEENMGSQIEDHSNLII from the coding sequence ATAGCCAGAAAATATAACCATAACTACGTTTTCCTCTTTTATGATATTGAAGAAAAGAGATGTCAAAAAGTATTTAAGGTTTGTAAAAAGTATCTTATACACTATCAAAAATCAGTTTTTAAGGGAGAAATTACTCCATCCAAATTATTGAGTTTAAAAACAGAATTAAATAGAATAATAGATAAGAAAAAAGATTATGTATCAATTATTAAATTCATAAATCAAAGCTATTTTCAAGAAGAAAATATGGGATCGCAAATAGAAGATCACTCTAATCTAATCATTTAG
- the proS gene encoding proline--tRNA ligase, producing MGKKDKDFVKEITPMEVDFPQWYTDVIRKTDLVDYSPVKGFMVIKPYGYALWENIQSFLDNRFKETGHKNCYFPLLIPESLLQKEAEHVEGFAPEVAWVTHGGKEKLGERLCVRPTSETIICEMYAKWLKSYRELPYLYNQWCSVVRWEKSTRPFLRTSEFLWQEGHTLHETEKEAQEETLQMLDIYKEMAEELLAIPVVTGRKSEKEKFAGAHATYTMEALMHDGKALQAGTSHNLGQHFTKAFDISFLDRNGDMQHPYHTSWGVSTRLIGGVIMVHGDNRGLVLPPRLAPTQVVIIPIAQHKEGVLDKAYELKKQFEDMGIRVELDDNENYSPGWKFNEYEMKGVPVRIEIGPRDIKNNQVMAARRDTLEKEPISMDGLAETISGLLDTIQSDMLEKARKHRDENTYDVESLEDFKEKMEQKPGFAKAMWCGERECEEHIKSETSATIRCMPFNQEDLGDKCHFCGKEAKHMVYVAKAY from the coding sequence ATGGGTAAAAAGGACAAAGATTTTGTAAAAGAGATTACCCCTATGGAGGTTGACTTCCCACAATGGTATACGGATGTTATAAGAAAAACTGATCTTGTAGACTATTCACCGGTAAAAGGCTTCATGGTAATAAAGCCCTATGGATATGCTTTATGGGAAAATATCCAGAGCTTCTTGGATAATAGGTTTAAAGAAACAGGACATAAAAACTGTTACTTTCCTCTACTTATTCCTGAGAGCCTACTACAAAAGGAAGCAGAACACGTTGAAGGCTTTGCTCCAGAGGTTGCATGGGTAACCCATGGTGGAAAGGAAAAACTAGGAGAAAGGCTTTGTGTTAGACCAACCTCCGAGACTATCATCTGTGAGATGTATGCAAAATGGTTAAAATCCTATAGAGAGCTTCCATATCTTTACAACCAATGGTGCAGCGTTGTTAGATGGGAAAAAAGCACAAGACCATTCCTAAGAACCTCTGAATTCCTATGGCAAGAAGGTCATACACTACATGAAACAGAGAAAGAGGCTCAGGAAGAAACTCTTCAAATGCTTGATATATATAAGGAAATGGCAGAAGAGCTTTTAGCTATCCCTGTGGTAACCGGTAGAAAAAGTGAAAAGGAAAAATTCGCAGGTGCGCATGCTACTTATACAATGGAAGCCCTTATGCATGATGGTAAGGCACTTCAAGCAGGTACTTCCCATAACCTTGGACAGCATTTTACAAAGGCATTTGATATCTCCTTCCTAGATAGAAATGGAGATATGCAGCATCCATATCATACTTCATGGGGTGTATCAACTAGGCTTATCGGTGGAGTTATAATGGTACATGGGGACAACAGAGGACTAGTATTACCTCCAAGACTTGCTCCAACCCAAGTTGTGATTATACCAATAGCCCAACACAAGGAAGGCGTTCTTGATAAAGCATACGAGCTTAAAAAGCAGTTTGAAGATATGGGTATAAGAGTAGAGCTTGATGACAATGAAAATTACTCACCGGGATGGAAATTCAATGAATACGAAATGAAGGGTGTACCTGTTCGTATAGAAATAGGGCCTAGAGATATCAAAAACAATCAAGTAATGGCAGCAAGAAGAGATACATTAGAAAAAGAACCGATATCAATGGATGGCTTAGCTGAAACTATTTCTGGTCTATTAGATACTATCCAAAGTGATATGCTTGAAAAAGCAAGAAAACATAGAGATGAAAACACATATGATGTAGAAAGTCTTGAAGATTTCAAAGAAAAAATGGAACAAAAGCCTGGCTTTGCAAAGGCTATGTGGTGTGGAGAAAGGGAATGTGAAGAACACATCAAATCAGAAACAAGTGCCACAATCAGGTGTATGCCATTTAATCAAGAAGACCTTGGAGATAAATGTCACTTCTGTGGAAAAGAAGCTAAGCATATGGTTTATGTGGCTAAGGCTTATTAA
- a CDS encoding spore coat associated protein CotJA, translating to MNKNHEDKCTLTGKCELARPYIMNQPFTKIYPLEEALMRGTIFPDLYRPYVNREKKEGK from the coding sequence ATGAATAAGAATCATGAAGATAAATGTACACTTACAGGAAAATGTGAATTAGCGAGACCCTATATAATGAATCAGCCTTTTACAAAAATATATCCTTTAGAAGAAGCTTTGATGAGGGGGACTATTTTTCCTGACCTGTATAGGCCATATGTAAATAGGGAGAAAAAGGAGGGGAAATAA
- a CDS encoding manganese catalase family protein — MWIYEKKLQYPVNIKCKDIRMAKYLITQFGGPDGELGAAMRYLSQRYTMPTEKAKALLTDIGTEELAHVEIISTMVYQLLKDTTAKELEDAGLGSQYVQHGRAVYPQDASGIPWTAAYIQSTADPITDLHEDLAAEQKARTTYDHLLNLTDDPGIKDALKFLREREVVHYQRFGEALMDVYDLKNSKKYY, encoded by the coding sequence ATGTGGATTTACGAAAAAAAACTACAATATCCAGTTAATATAAAATGTAAAGATATAAGAATGGCTAAATATTTAATCACCCAATTCGGTGGACCCGATGGAGAATTAGGTGCAGCAATGAGATATTTGAGTCAGAGGTATACAATGCCTACGGAAAAGGCAAAGGCGTTACTTACGGACATAGGTACAGAAGAGCTTGCCCATGTTGAAATAATTTCCACCATGGTGTATCAATTGTTAAAGGATACTACGGCAAAGGAATTAGAAGATGCGGGACTGGGAAGCCAGTATGTTCAGCATGGTCGTGCCGTTTACCCACAGGATGCAAGTGGTATCCCCTGGACTGCGGCATATATACAATCAACAGCAGACCCTATCACAGATTTGCACGAGGATTTAGCTGCAGAGCAAAAAGCTAGAACAACCTATGATCATTTACTCAATTTAACCGATGATCCTGGTATTAAGGATGCTTTAAAATTTTTGCGTGAAAGAGAAGTAGTACATTATCAGCGTTTTGGAGAAGCATTGATGGATGTATATGATCTTAAGAATTCCAAAAAGTATTATTAG
- the cas5b gene encoding type I-B CRISPR-associated protein Cas5b, translated as MKFLKFNLSGKTAHFKKPDVNSYAYYTYNHIHKIVLMGILGAVIGLKGYTSQHMKKEKYPEFYTCLKDMRIGIVPPSGNRGYFSKKIITFNNSVGYANIDANKMPCNLVVREQWLEDVTWNIYLCLEDIKDVRIYDKIVDYLLNRKSEYPPYLGKNDHFAEIKDPEIVYCKPIDFAEEIHSLFYYEKVVLDDYPIYDGGLPFLYKDYVPVALNEFNNKYEFREIAFTNRAIKEIKDTLILPHNGCNVALI; from the coding sequence TTGAAGTTTTTAAAGTTCAATTTATCTGGGAAAACGGCACATTTTAAAAAGCCCGATGTCAATTCCTATGCTTATTATACCTATAACCATATACACAAGATAGTGTTGATGGGAATATTAGGTGCTGTTATTGGCTTAAAGGGATATACATCCCAGCATATGAAAAAAGAAAAATATCCAGAATTTTATACATGCTTAAAGGACATGAGAATAGGTATAGTGCCCCCAAGTGGTAATAGAGGATATTTTAGTAAAAAGATAATAACCTTTAATAATTCTGTAGGTTATGCAAATATAGATGCTAATAAAATGCCCTGCAATTTAGTTGTAAGAGAACAATGGCTTGAGGATGTTACATGGAATATTTACTTGTGTCTAGAAGATATAAAGGATGTTAGGATTTATGATAAGATAGTAGATTACTTGTTGAATAGAAAATCAGAATATCCACCTTATCTTGGTAAAAATGACCATTTTGCTGAGATTAAGGACCCCGAAATAGTGTATTGTAAACCTATAGATTTTGCTGAAGAAATCCATAGCCTATTCTATTATGAAAAAGTTGTTTTAGATGATTATCCCATATATGATGGGGGGCTTCCTTTCCTTTATAAAGATTATGTCCCCGTAGCACTTAACGAATTCAATAATAAATATGAATTTAGAGAGATAGCATTTACCAATAGAGCTATAAAGGAAATAAAAGATACACTGATTCTACCCCATAATGGATGTAATGTAGCATTGATATAG
- a CDS encoding CRISPR-associated protein Cas4 translates to MKITGTLVNYYFHCKRQCWLHGNRVNLEDNSELVKIGKQLHKIKSEKSKNTEISIESIKIDKIKGEYLIEYKKSNADIKASCWQVLFYLFILKKKGISKKGKLICMEKNKQTNKVLEVKLTNSIENILIKLEKEINDFINDRDLPEFQYSKKCRKCAYYSYCVL, encoded by the coding sequence ATGAAGATAACTGGGACGTTGGTAAATTACTATTTTCATTGTAAGAGACAATGTTGGCTACATGGGAATAGGGTGAATCTTGAAGATAACAGTGAATTGGTTAAAATAGGTAAACAACTACATAAAATTAAATCAGAAAAATCAAAAAATACCGAGATATCCATAGAATCAATAAAAATTGACAAGATTAAAGGAGAATACTTAATAGAATACAAAAAATCCAATGCAGATATAAAGGCATCATGTTGGCAGGTTTTATTTTATCTCTTTATACTAAAGAAAAAAGGAATTAGCAAAAAAGGTAAACTTATATGTATGGAAAAAAACAAGCAGACTAATAAGGTTTTGGAAGTGAAATTGACAAATAGTATAGAAAATATATTGATAAAATTAGAAAAAGAAATAAATGATTTTATAAATGATAGAGATCTACCAGAATTTCAATATAGTAAAAAATGTAGAAAATGTGCATATTATTCCTATTGTGTTCTCTAA
- a CDS encoding WYL domain-containing protein produces the protein MDKLYNAIKILQYLKYRGKLTSKELAGIVGVGERQVRNIINELESADGIFIERTRGRYGGYKLISTSFLCDFGIDKKELMALETGKNFLKENLGYYLEKEYELALEKIKATMKTISNQPQINYYAKATNSKFDKERDIVLEIQKAIFNKRKIRIQYFSVGRRESSKRIVHPYMVYNYQGFLYLVAYCENNKEFRDFKLIRIEDICTLNEEFISVKFDFDKFIGSSFGIFKDNQINVKLKIKYPHSVYVKESVYIQEQQIEDLENGDIIFQAVMQGKPEIMSWIKSMGADVEILEPIELREELIREIKKIQNIYL, from the coding sequence ATGGATAAGTTATATAATGCTATAAAAATCTTACAATATCTGAAATATAGAGGAAAACTTACAAGTAAGGAATTAGCAGGAATAGTAGGTGTTGGAGAGAGGCAAGTTAGAAACATTATTAATGAGTTGGAATCCGCGGATGGGATATTTATTGAAAGAACCAGAGGAAGATATGGTGGATATAAGCTTATTTCTACTAGCTTTTTATGCGATTTTGGTATTGATAAAAAAGAATTAATGGCACTGGAAACCGGAAAAAATTTTTTGAAAGAGAATTTAGGATATTACTTAGAAAAAGAATATGAATTAGCCCTAGAGAAAATAAAGGCTACAATGAAAACCATATCAAATCAGCCTCAAATAAATTATTATGCTAAAGCTACTAATTCAAAGTTTGATAAAGAAAGAGATATAGTTTTAGAAATACAAAAAGCTATATTTAATAAAAGAAAGATTAGAATACAGTATTTTTCTGTTGGAAGACGGGAGAGTTCTAAAAGAATAGTACATCCTTATATGGTATATAATTATCAAGGCTTCTTATATTTGGTAGCTTATTGTGAAAATAATAAGGAATTTAGGGATTTTAAATTAATAAGAATTGAAGATATATGTACATTAAATGAAGAATTTATATCTGTAAAGTTTGATTTTGATAAATTTATAGGAAGCTCATTTGGGATATTTAAGGACAATCAGATTAATGTAAAGCTGAAGATAAAATATCCTCATAGTGTTTATGTAAAAGAATCCGTTTATATACAAGAACAACAAATCGAAGATTTAGAAAATGGAGATATAATTTTCCAAGCGGTTATGCAAGGGAAACCTGAGATTATGTCATGGATAAAGAGCATGGGAGCCGATGTAGAAATACTTGAGCCCATAGAATTGAGAGAAGAATTAATTAGAGAAATAAAAAAAATTCAAAATATTTATTTATAA